A DNA window from Citrobacter tructae contains the following coding sequences:
- the mutL gene encoding DNA mismatch repair endonuclease MutL, with protein sequence MPIQVLPPQLANQIAAGEVVERPASVVKELVENSIDAGATRIDIDIERGGAKLIRIRDNGCGIKKDELALALARHATSKIASLDDLEAIVSLGFRGEALASISSVSRLTLTSRTQEQPEAWQAYAEGRDMDVTVKPAAHPVGTTLEVLDLFYNTPARRKFMRTEKTEFNHIDEIIRRIALARFDVTINLSHNGKMVRQYRAVSADGQKERRLGAICGTPFLEHALAIEWQHGDLTLRGWVADPNHTTTALAEIQYCYVNGRMMRDRLINHAIRQACEDKLGADQQPAFVLYLEIDPHQVDVNVHPAKHEVRFHQSRLVHDFIYQGVLSVLQQQLETPLPLADDEEPAPRYIPENRVAAGRNHFAEPAPAREPATPRYSVSAGGGGGRQASASWPHAQPGYQKQQGEIYQQLLQTSAPMHKPSVSETPAAPLTGNSQSFGRVLTIVGADCALLECDGHIRLLALPVAERWLRQAQLTPEQGPVCSQPLLIPLRLKVTNDEKAALQKAQSQLAELGIEFQLDVQHVTIRAVPLPLRQQNLQILIPELIGYLALQSVFEPGDIAQWIARNVMSEHPQWSMAQAITLLTDVERLCPQLVKTPPGGLLQPVDLHSVMNALKHE encoded by the coding sequence ATGCCGATTCAGGTTCTACCGCCACAGCTGGCGAACCAAATTGCCGCAGGTGAAGTGGTAGAACGGCCTGCTTCAGTGGTTAAAGAGCTGGTAGAAAACAGCATCGATGCGGGTGCAACGCGCATTGATATTGATATCGAGCGAGGTGGTGCCAAGCTTATCCGCATTCGTGACAATGGCTGTGGCATTAAAAAAGACGAGCTGGCGCTGGCGCTGGCGCGTCATGCGACCAGTAAAATTGCCTCGCTTGACGATCTCGAAGCTATCGTTAGCCTCGGGTTTCGCGGGGAAGCGCTGGCTAGCATCAGTTCGGTTTCACGTTTAACTCTGACGTCACGTACGCAGGAACAACCTGAAGCCTGGCAGGCCTATGCCGAAGGGCGCGACATGGACGTGACGGTTAAACCCGCCGCACATCCGGTGGGAACCACTCTGGAGGTGTTAGATTTGTTCTATAACACGCCAGCACGGCGTAAGTTCATGCGCACCGAGAAAACCGAATTTAACCACATCGATGAGATTATCCGGCGCATTGCGCTGGCGCGTTTTGATGTGACTATAAATTTATCGCACAACGGTAAAATGGTACGTCAGTACCGCGCAGTCTCAGCCGATGGCCAGAAAGAGCGTCGTCTGGGCGCGATTTGCGGCACACCGTTTTTGGAACATGCGCTGGCAATTGAGTGGCAGCATGGTGATTTAACGCTGCGTGGATGGGTGGCTGACCCAAATCACACCACGACGGCGCTGGCGGAAATCCAGTACTGCTATGTGAATGGTCGTATGATGCGCGATCGGCTGATTAACCACGCTATCCGTCAGGCTTGCGAAGATAAACTTGGGGCCGATCAGCAGCCTGCATTTGTCCTGTACCTGGAGATCGACCCGCATCAGGTGGATGTTAACGTGCATCCTGCCAAGCATGAAGTCCGTTTCCACCAGTCCCGACTGGTGCATGATTTTATCTATCAGGGCGTGCTGAGCGTTCTGCAACAGCAACTTGAAACGCCGCTGCCCTTGGCTGATGACGAAGAGCCTGCGCCAAGGTATATCCCGGAAAACCGGGTAGCGGCGGGACGAAACCACTTTGCCGAACCCGCACCAGCGCGTGAACCAGCTACACCACGTTATTCCGTATCGGCGGGCGGAGGCGGTGGCCGCCAGGCGAGCGCCAGTTGGCCTCATGCTCAGCCTGGGTATCAAAAGCAGCAGGGTGAAATTTATCAGCAACTGCTGCAAACGTCTGCGCCAATGCACAAACCCTCTGTGTCTGAAACACCCGCAGCGCCTCTTACCGGAAACAGCCAAAGTTTTGGTCGTGTATTGACGATCGTTGGGGCAGACTGCGCATTACTGGAATGTGACGGTCATATTCGCTTGCTGGCGTTGCCAGTGGCTGAGCGCTGGCTGCGTCAGGCGCAGTTAACGCCAGAGCAAGGTCCCGTTTGCTCCCAGCCGTTGCTGATCCCATTGCGTCTAAAAGTGACCAATGATGAGAAGGCGGCGCTGCAAAAAGCGCAGAGTCAGTTGGCTGAATTGGGCATTGAATTTCAACTGGATGTGCAGCATGTGACCATCCGAGCGGTGCCTTTACCCTTACGCCAACAAAATTTACAAATCTTGATTCCTGAACTGATAGGCTACCTGGCGCTGCAGTCCGTATTCGAACCTGGCGATATCGCACAGTGGATTGCTCGAAACGTCATGAGTGAACATCCGCAGTGGAGCATGGCCCAGGCCATTACGCTGTTAACGGATGTTGAGCGGCTATGCCCACAATTAGTGAAGACGCCGCCGGGTGGTCTGTTGCAACCTGTTGATTTACATTCGGTAATGAACGCCCTGAAACATGAGTGA